A stretch of the Porites lutea chromosome 12, jaPorLute2.1, whole genome shotgun sequence genome encodes the following:
- the LOC140921673 gene encoding putative ferric-chelate reductase 1, protein MAVFDVLYATVFLAVLIAEVPLSGSRSPERLIKQQLLFSTEDCGKTKGCFFKPESCSSRTSDCDYFMSYKPVGSSITFELSSKEKWISVGFNRKAIMDGTDSIICSSLDNGSNVTGHYPVKGHDTPIKTVKVIKELTFQEVVREDGNTKCRFRREKKSNMMSADLNKDLFVIFASGPIGGDNSLREHSWKAHSMSPVNLAEIEILEASEFDLFLIQLHAILMVVAWVGFATIGMFVARFMRTLWGAKEMCGKGIWFQLHRTLMILTTVCTVAGAILAFVYVGKWSEDAGAHPIIGTIVLLIAVIQPVLAFFRPPPDGKRRMYFNWAHRTFGLLTLALAVVNIFLGSVLPAFHLEDSAVYVMIVYLLVLAFIMAFELYLAFSDDKSAEDYRVLARPHDDEVEVAPVLLSRAHSNLTKKFRLYNIVFGVLILVVTAVCLAMFVLLTTHEDSDDEEAESTAIPGKY, encoded by the exons ATGGCAGTCTTTGACGTCTTATATGCTACtgtttttcttgctgttttaATCGCTGAAG TTCCTCTTAGTGGCAGCCGCAGTCCAGAAAGGCTAATAAAGCAACAGCTGTTG TTCTCTACAGAGGATTGTGGCAAAACAAAAGGTTGCTTCTTCAAACCAGAATCTTGTTCATCTCGAACAAGTGATTGTGATTACTTCATGTCATATAAACCTGTTGGATCATCCATTACATTTGAATTGAGCAGTAAGGAAAAATGGATATCAGTTGGATTCAACCGCAAAGCCATTATG GATGGTACAGATTCCATCATATGTTCATCTCTTGACAATGGAAGTAATGTGACTGGCCATTATCCTGTTAAAGGACATGACACACCTATTAAAACTGTCAAG GTTATAAAAGAGCTAACATTTCAAGAAGTAGTGAGAGAAGATGGGAACACCAAGTGCAG GTTcaggagagaaaaaaagagcaATATGATGTCAGCTGACCTCAACAAAGATTTGTTTGTTATATTTGCATCGGGACCCATAG GAGGTGATAATTCATTAAGAGAACACAGTTGGAAAGCTCACTCCATGAGCCCTGTCAATCTCGCTGAAATAGAGATTCTTGAAGCTTCTGAATTCGACCTTTTTCTTATTCAACTTCATG ctattttGATGGTAGTGGCATGGGTAGGATTTGCGACAATAGGAATGTTCGTTGCGCGATTCATGAGGACACTATGGGGTGCAAAAGAAATGTGTGGAAAGGGGATCTGGTTTCAG TTACATCGAACTCTTATGATACTGACGACAGTATGTACCGTTGCTGGAGCTATTCTTGCCTTTGTGTATGTTGGAAAGTGGTCTGAG GACGCTGGAGCTCATCCAATCATTGGTACTATTGTCCTGTTGATAGCAGTAATTCAACCAGTTTTAGCTTTTTTCAGACCTCCTCCAGATGGAAAAAG ACGGATGTATTTCAACTGGGCGCATCGAACTTTTGGATTATTAACACTGGCTTTGGCAG tggtaaacatttTTCTGGGTTCAGTATTACCAGCATTTCATTTGGAAGACTCAGCTGTGTATGTCATGATAGTATATCTCCTAGTTCTCGCATTCATAATGGCATTTGAGCTCTACTTGGCTTTTAGCGATGATAAAAGTGCTGAAGATTACCGGGTGCTTGCCAGGCCTCACGATGATGAGGTGGAAGTCGCTCCAGTTCTCCTTAGTCGAGCGCATAGTAATTTAACGAAG AAATTCAGGCTTTACAACATCGTGTTTGGAGTACTGATTCTAGTTGTTACTGCTGTGTGTCTGGCCATGTTTGTGCTGCTTACCACTCATGAAGATTCCGATGATGAAGAGGCAGAGAGTACAGCCATCCCCGGAAAATACTAA